Proteins from a genomic interval of Rosa chinensis cultivar Old Blush chromosome 2, RchiOBHm-V2, whole genome shotgun sequence:
- the LOC112183786 gene encoding uncharacterized protein LOC112183786: MNDAIHGFIRQGNCELLASNIVQGNIYEISRFFTSYSQPSYKIVPHPAQIHFTGKTIIKHIPELPASIPLHCFYLIDYSLLASRSKNEILSDIFGRIKMIQPPKEKLTSDNRITLRCDIYMQNIRKEDVQVTLWGDVARTVNVDAIRTTPPPALAVFTSLKVTKYPNKIAYQTQGTPSFS, from the exons ATG AATGATGCAATCCACGGATTCATAAGACAAGGGAACTGCGAACTACTCGCATCCAACATTGTTCAAGGAAATATATATGAAATCAGCCGCTTCTTTACAAGCTACAGCCAGCCAAGCTACAAAATAGTACCACACCCTGCACAAATCCATTTCACTGGCAAGACCATTATTAAGCACATTCCAGAATTACCAGCCTCTATTCCACTACATTGCTTCTACTTGATCGACTACAGTCTTCTTGCCAGCCGTTCAAAGAACGAAATCCTCTCAG acatTTTTGGCAGAATCAAAATGATTCAACCTCCTAAAGAGAAGCTGACATCTGACAATCGAATCACGTTGCGATGTGACATCTACATGCAGAATATACG AAAAGAAGATGTACAAGTCACTTTGTGGGGAGACGTTGCACGCACAGTTAATGTTGATGCTATTAGGACAACACCTCCACCTGCACTTGCGGTTTTTACAAGCCTTAAGGTTACCAAGTATCCAA ACAAAATTGCATATCAAACACAGGGAACACCTTCTTTTTCCTGA